A region of the Sinorhizobium arboris LMG 14919 genome:
CGTATTGCAGGCTATGATGCAGATTTCCGGAGCATGCTCGGCAAGGAGCCGGCCGAAAAGAGCGATCACCCGCTCCTTCAGTGCGGCCTCTTCCCAGCCGCCATAGGGAAAACCGGCATCGTCCGCCACGTAGATGAAATGCCGCTCCGGCATCAGTACGCGCGCCTCGCGCAGTACCGTCAGGCCACCGATCCCGCTGTCGAAGACGAGGATGGGCTTCAGCTCAGTCTTTGTCACCGCCGCTCTGTTCTTTCCTGCTGTGCCCGGGCCTGCTGTGCCCGGGGGGTGCGGCGGAGCCACGCGGATTTTCGCGCGTGAAACGGTCGAGCGATGAAATGACGCCGCGCAGCACCTGGATTTCAGATTCGGTAAAGGATGGTCTGGTCAGAACCGCACGCAGATTTTCGACCAATTTCGGCCTTTTGTCGGCGGAACGGAAATAGTTGCGCGCATCGAGCGCCTCCTCCAGATGCTCGCAGAGCGCGTGCAGCTGCTCCTTTGTCGCCGGCCGCTGATCGCTCGCCTGGAAGAACGTCTCGTCCTCGGACGCCATGCCGGTCTTCAGCCATTCATAGGACATGAGCAGCACGGCCTGGGCGAGGTTGAGCGAGGCGAAGGCCGGATTGACCGGGAAAGTCACGATCTCGTCGGCAAGCGCGACCTCGGCATTGGTCAGCCCCGTCCGCTCGCGGCCGAAAATGATTCCCACCTTCTGACCGCTCTTGAACCGGTGGCGGAGTTCCCGGGCAGCGACGATCGGCGACCGCACGGGTTTGAAGCCGTCGCGGTCGCGTGCCGTGGTGGCATAGACGAAATTGAGATCGGCAAGCGCCTCTTCAAGCGTTTCATAAAGCTTGGCGCCATCGATCACGTGATCGGCGCGGCTGGCGGCGGAGCGTGCCTTTTCGCTCGGCCAGCCGTCGCGCGGGCTGACGAGGCGCAGTTCCGACAGGCCGAAATTCGCCATGGCACGCGCCACCATGCCGATATTCTCCCCGAGCTGGGGAAAGGCGAGGATGATCGCCGGGCCCTCCGTCAAAAGTTCGCGCTCGCTGTTGGTGCCTGCCATTGTCCTGTGCCTTCTGTTCGGCGCTTCCCTCGCATATATGCACGCGGATTTAAAGCCCGCGCTCCTCGCCGGCGGGCTCCGCTCGCGGCGAATGAAGGCGCTCGAGCGAAACGGCGACCATCTCCAGTCCAAGGCGGGCATCGTCGCGCGACACCGGCAGATGACGCTCGACCGGCGCGGCGACGCTCCGGGACCGGTAGAAATAGTCCGCCCCATTCTCGCGCACCTCGCGTGCGAGCTTCAGATTCTCTTCGATCCGGGCGGCGAGATCGGAGGGGTTTTCCGCGGCCTGCGACATCTTTCGGGCGAATATGCGCGCCCAATAGGTACAGCCCATGAACACCGCCAGCGTCTGGCGCACGTGGCCCGGGCGGGTGACGAGCTGCCAGGAGACGCCGAGCGGTTTGGCGGCAGCGGCGAGGTCCCTGTAGACGCGGTCGAGCGCCTGCGATCCGCTGACCAGCCTCAGGCCGGACGCTCCCATTTTTGCCGCCTCCAGCAGTTCGACGAGCATGTCGCACCAGATCCTGATTGCCGCGTCCAATGTCGTGCGGGTTCTCGTCGGAAATACGACGAACGCCACCGCAGCACCGGCAACGGAGCCGACAAGCGTTTCCTCGAGGCGCAGCTCCAGAAGCTGCGGTGTCAGGACGCCCAGAAGACTGTACGCGAGAGAGAGGACGACCGAGACGAAGAAAGTCATGGTCGCGTAGGATACCGGGAGGAAATAGAAGGCCAGAAAGATGCAGACCGCACCCAATGGCAGGACGATGTAGATCGACCCGCCGATTGCGCTTGCCGCCGCAAGTCCGACGACGATACCCGCCAGCGTGCCGGCGGACCGCTGCAAGGCCTTCACTGCGGTGTCGCCGCGCGAGCGTGTATTGGTGAAGACGAGAAAGGCTGCGAGAACCGCCCAGAACCAACGCTCGCGTGAAAGCATCAGGCCGAATACCATTGCGATTCCGGAGGCGAGCGTGATCTGGATCGCGCTTCGTAATGCAGGATCGGCGATGGAAAAGCGAGCCGTTGCTGCCGATGACTCTGGAAATGACGCCGGAGGCGGTTCATCCAGGTCGGACTCTTTTAGAGCGGCCAGGCTCGAACGCAGCCGGCCCCGCACGTTGTGGAGCCAATGCAAAGCCTTGGCTGCTTCGACCTGTTTCACGTTCGCTCCGTCCAGGGACCGCATTCCCTCGCCCACTTTCTCGGCGTCGTGCGCGAGCACCGCCTCGACAAGGGCCGCGGGCGGCATCGCTTGAAGGCTGAGCACGATCACGCTCTCGGCCGCGAGGTGAAGGTCGAAAAGCCCGATAGCGATGTCCGCAGAGACGACGCCAGGCTCCGGGGCCGGGCGACGGTTGTCCGTCGGAATGAAGCTCTCCGCCATGAGCACGGCTTCCTTCAGCCGCTCCTCCAGCGCGTGCAGCCTGCGGCGATCGACGGTCTGCTGAACGGGTCTGCGGGCAGCGGCCGCGATCTCGTGGAGGATCTGATCCACCCTCTGCTGAACGCTTGCGATCGCCCGCAAGAGATCGCGGTAGCGGTCGTCCCGGAGAAAGACGGTTCGCACCAGATGCGCGATAGCCGCTGAAATCCCGGCGCCCAGAACGAGCGCCGGCAACTGGTCCAGCGAAGGTCGCAGATAGGCTCCGGTGAAGTAGGACATGAAGGCGAACATGCCGACGGCGAACCAGCGCTGGCCGAAGGCCCGGCCATAGACTGCCACGAAGATGATCGCGAGGAAAACCACGTCGGAAACGTGTCGGTGGTTTTCCAGCGCCGAGGCGAGCGTGACCATCGCGACGCCGGTGACGACCGCCAGAATACGCGTGACCAGTTGTTCCGATGCCGTCCGGTCGCGAACCGCCAGACCGCTCTCGATCGAAAGCGTTATCGCGAGCCCGTAGGCGGCCGGCGGCAGCGGTGCGGCGATGAAATGGAAGGCGATCAGCAGAGCGACCGAGATCACCACGGTCGCCGTTATGCGGGACGCCTGCCGCAGCCGGGAAAAGGCCGGATCGTTGGCAAGGAGCCAGTCCCGCAAGCGAAGCCTCAACGTCATGGCGCCTCCGCCTGTCCGCACGCCCGCAGCGTGCAGCGTTTCCGGGATGACGACGCGCACAACACAGTTGAAGCATGCCGCCGCCCGATCTCTGAATAGCCTTTCCCGCGGCCTTTTCAAAGCTGAGAGGTGAGCGTCTGCCGCTGCTGACGGGCGTCCACAGCGGCCCGATTCGGAGGGCCCCTGCTTGGTCCAAAGTTTCGGCCGTGCATGCTTTGCCTTGCTGGCTCACAGTGCTATAGGGCTGTGGAATTCTCCCACCGGAGGGACATCGCGCCGGTGTCCCGCAAAGCATGAGGCACGTAAATGGCAAAGATCAAGGTCGCCAATCCGGTCGTCGAGCTCGACGGCGACGAGATGACCCGCATCATCTGGCAGTTCATCAAGGACAAGCTGATCCATCCCTATCTCGACCTCGATCTCGAATATTATGACCTCGGCGTCGAAAACCGCGACGCGACCGACGACCAGGTGACGATCGACGCCGCGAACGCCATCAAGAAGCACGGCGTCGGCGTCAAATGCGCCACGATCACGCCGGACGAAGGCCGCGTCGAGGAGTTCAAGCTGAAGAAGATGTGGAAGTCGCCGAACGGCACGATCCGCAACATCCTCGGCGGCGTCATTTTCCGCGAGCCGATCATCTGCAAGAACGTGCCGCGGCTCGTCCCCGGCTGGACCAAGCCGATCATCGTCGGCCGCCACGCCTTCGGCGACCAGTACCGCGCGACCGATTTCAAGTTCCCCGGCAAGGGCAAGCTTTCGATCAAGTTCGTCGGCGAAGACGGCCAGACCATCGAGCACGACGTTTACGATGCGCCCGGCGCCGGCGTGGCACTCGCCATGTACAACCTGGATGAATCGATCACCGAATTCGCGCGCGCCTCGTTCAACTACGGTCTGCAGCGCAAGGTTCCGGTCTATCTCTCGACCAAGAACACGATCCTGAAAGCCTACGACGGCCGTTTCAAGGACATTTTCCAGAAGGTCTTCGAAGAAGAGTTCGCCGATCAGTTCAAGGCCGAGAAGCTCTGGTACGAACACCGTCTGATCGACGACATGGTCGCCTCGGCGCTGAAGTGGTCCGGCGGCTATGTCTGGGCCTGCAAGAACTATGACGGCGACGTACAGTCTGACATCGTAGCGCAGGGCTTCGGCTCGCTCGGCCTGATGACGTCGGTGCTGATGACGCCGGACGGCAAGACAGTGGAAGCGGAAGCGGCTCACGGCACGGTCACGCGCCACTACCGTCAGCATCAGAAGGGCGAGGAAACCTCGACCAACTCGATCGCATCGATCTTCGCCTGGACCCGTGGCCTCGCGCATCGCGCCAAGCTCGACGGCAACGCCGAACTCGCGAAGTTCTCGGAAACCTTGGAGCGCGTCTGCGTCGACACGGTCGAATCGGGCTTTATGACCAAGGACCTGGCGCTCCTGATCGGTCCCGACCAGCCCTGGCTGTCGACCACCGGTTTCCTCGACAAGATCGACGAGAACCTCAGGAAGGCCATGGCGGCGTAATCAGCTGTCTCATCGCCAGAATTCGAAACCCGGCCTCGCGCCGGGTTTCTTTTTGCCCGCTCGAAGCGCGAAGGTGCGTCGTCCGCTTCGGTCCGTCCGCTTGTGCCGCACCACGACTCAGATAGGCTGAGCATGCCTGCCGCGCACCGTCCAGCCCAGGCGGCGGATCCGGAAAGTCTCGCCCATGCCCGATTCCCTCGTGCCGAAAACAGTCAGCGTTCTCGCAGAAGGATATGGACCCGCCCGCTTGAAAGCGGACGCGCTCGCAGGTCTGACTGTCGCAATCGTCGCTCTGCCGCTCTCTATGGCGATCGCAATCGCATCCGGCGTAACGCCCGATCGCGGGCTTTATACCGCGATCGTCGGCGGTTTCCTCGTTTCGCTCCTCGGCGGCAGCCGTGTCCAGATCGGCGGTCCCGCCGGTGCCTTCATCGTGCTCGTCGCCGCCACGGTTGCGCGGCACGGCGTCGACGGCCTGCTGCTGGCGACTTTCATGTCCGGGTTCATGCTGATCGCCGCCGGCTATCTCAGGCTAGGGCGATACATCAAGTTCATCCCCTACCCTGTCACGGTCGGCTTCACTGCGGGGATCGCAGTGATCATCTTTGCGAGCCAGCTGCGCGACCTCTTCGGCCTGACGCTTGCGACCGCGGAGCCCGGCCCAATCGTCGACAAGATCGCAGCGCTCGCGCAAGCCGCTGGAACGGCCAATTGGGCGGCGATATTGACTGCATCCCTTACCGTCGGCGTCATCCTCGCGCTGCGACACATGCGGCCGCATTGGCCGGGCATGCTGATCGCAGTCGCGGCCGCGTCCGCACTGGTCGCCCTGCTGCAATTGCCGACAGAAACCATCGGCAGCCGGTTCGGCGGCATTCCGCGCGGCCTGCCACTTCCCGCCCTGCCGCCGCTCTCGCTCGAAAAAGCCGCTGCCGTCTTTCCGGATGCCGTCTCTTTCGCCCTCCTCGGCGCGATCGAATCGCTACTCTCCGCCGTCGTCGCCGACGGCATGACAGGGCGCCGGCATCGATCGAGCATGGAACTGATCGCACAGGGAGCCGCGAATATCTGCTCGGCGCTCTTCGGCGGCATCTGCGTCACCGGGACCATTGCCCGCACCGCTACGAATGTACGCGCCGGTGCGACGAGCCCTGTCTCCGGCATGCTGCATTCCGTCTTTCTTCTGCTGTTCATGCTGCTCACCGGCCCGCTGGCGAGCTACATACCGTTGGCCTCGCTCGCCGGCGTGCTTGCAATCGTCGCCTGGAACATGATCGAGAAACCAGCCTTCATGGCGCTTCTGCGGTCCTCCTACGGCGATGCGGTCGTTCTGCTCGCCACCTTCCTCATCGTCGTCTTTCGCGAGCTTACGGAAGGCATCGTCGTGGGCTTCGCGCTCGGCGCCGTGCTCTTCATCGATCGCATGGCAAAGAGCATCTCCGTGGATGAGGCGCAGCCGCTCTCCGGCCTGAAACAGGAGAACGGCGAGGAACGCCCCGTGGTCGCCGACGATCCCGATACCGTCGTCTATCGCGTTTCGGGGATTTTCTTCTTCGGCTCGGCCGCGACCGTGGGCACCGTTCTCGATCGCATCGCCGACCAGCGCCGCAATTTCATTCTCGATTGCTCCGACGTTGCCTTCATGGATTCCACCGCTGCCAATGTCATCGAGGGCACCTTGCGCAAAGCGGAACGAACCGGCGTACGCTTCATCATCACGGGCGCGAGATCGCAGGTGCGCCGCACTCTCTACCAGCACCACGTCCGGCCGCCGCGCGTGCTGATGCGCGCCTCTGTCACCGCAGCGCTAGACACCATCCGAAACGAACGAGCGTCATGAAAAAGGGCGCCGCAGCGCCCTTTGCGGATATCAATAGGGAAGCATTTCAGCCTGCGAGCGCGACCGCAACGGCCTCGATCGCTTCCGCTGCACGTCCGCCGTCCGGACCGCCGGCTTGTGCCATGTCGGGCCGCCCGCCACCGCCCTTGCCGCCGAGCGCGGCGGAAGCGACGCGCACCAGATCCACGGCGCTGACTTTCGAGGTGAGGTCGTCGGTAACCGCCACAACGGCACTTGCCTTGCCGTCGCCGCTGACGCCGACAAAGGCAACGACTCCCGAACCGAGCGTCTTCTTGCCGTCGTCCGCTAGGCTTTTCAGATCCTTCGGCTCGACGCCGGACACGACCCTGCCGAGGAAACGGACGCCGCCGATCTCCCGGGCAGCATCCCCGGAACCGTTCTGGCCGTCACCCGCGAGCGCGAGCTTCTTCTTCGCTTCGGTAAGTTCCCGCTCCAGCTTGCGCCGCTCGTCCAGGAGAGCCTCGACCCGACCGAGAACCTCCGCAGGCTGGACCTTGAGTGCCGCGGCGAGTGTCTTCACCCGCTCGTCCTGCTCGCCGAGATAGGCGCGCGCCGCTTCACCGGTCAACGCTTCCACCCGGCGGACGCCGGCTCCGACCGCACTCTCGGAAACGACGCGGATAAGGCCGATATCCCCCGTGGCGGACACATGCGTGCCGCCGCAAAGCTCGACCGAATAAGGCCTGCCGGCTTTGGAGCCGCGAATGCCCTGCCCCATGGACACGACCCGCACCTCGTCGCCGTACTTCTCCCCGAAGAGCGCCATGGCGCCCTCGGCGATCGCATCGTCGACGCTCATCAGCCGTGTGACGACCGGCGTGTTCTGGACGATGATTTCGTTCGCCATCTCCTCGACGACCTTCAACTCCTCCGCCGTCATGGGCTTCGGATGAGAGACGTCGAAGCGCAGGCGCTCAGGCGCGACCAGCGAGCCCTTCTGCGCAACATGCGTACCAAGCACCTCGCGCAGCGCCTCGTGCAGCAAGTGCGTCGCGGAATGGTTTGCGCGCAGACGCGTACGGCGCACATGGTCGACCGCCAGGGCGGCCGCTTCGCCGGTCTTCACGCTGCCCTCCTCCACGGTGCAATAGTGGACGAAGAGCCCTTCCCCACGCTTCTGCGTGTCGGTCACTGCAAGCTTGCCGGTCTCGGTGGTGATGACGCCGGTGTCGCCCACCTGGCCGCCGGATTCGCCGTAGAAAGGCGTCTGGTTCAAAACCAACTGGACAGTCTCGCCCTTGGCGGCCGACTCGACGACGGTGCCGTCCCGGACGATCGCCTGAATGACCCCTTCGGCCGACTCGGTGTCGTAGCCGAGAAAGTCGGTCGCACCGTGCTTGTCTCTGAGTTCGAACCAGATGGTCTCGGTCGCGGCTTCGCCGGAGCCGGTCCAGTTGGCGCGGGCCTCGGCCTTCTGCCGTTGCATGGCGGCCGCAAATGCGTCCGTATCGACCCCGATGCCCTTGGCACGCAGTGCATCCTGCGTGAGGTCGAGCGGGAAACCGTAGGTGTCGTAGAGCTTGAAGGCCGTTTCACCGTTGAACTGATCGCCTTCCGAAAGATCGGCCGAGGCTTCCGCCAGAAGGTTGAGGCCGCGCTCCAGGGTCTTGCGGAAGCGGGTTTCCTCCAGCTTCAGCGTTTCCGAGATCAGCGCTTCGGCGCGGACCAGTTCCGGATAGGCGCGCCCCATCTGACCCACAAGTGCCGGCAGGAGCCTCCACATCAGCGGATCCCGCGCGCCAAGCAGCTGTGCATGGCGCATAGCGCGACGCATGATTCGGCGCAGCACGTAACCGCGGCCTTCGTTCGACGGCAGAACCCCGTCGGCAATCAGGAAGGCCGACGAACGCAGATGGTCTGCGATCACGCGATGGCTCGCGCGGCGGTCGCCTTCGGCCTTGACGCCGGTCGCCTCCTCGGAAGCAGCGATCAATGCGCGGAAAAGATCGATGTCATAGTTGTCGTGCTGGCCCTGGAGCACGGCGGCAACGCGCTCCAGCCCCATGCCCGTGTCGATCGAGGGCCGCGGAAGGTCGACGCGCTCTTCCTTCGTGACCTGCTCGTACTGCATGAAGACGAGGTTCCAGATCTCGATGAAGCGATCGCCGTCTTCCTCGGCCGAGCCGGGAGGTCCGCCCCATATCTGTTCGCCGTGATCGTAGAATATCTCCGAGCACGGGCCGCATGGGCCGGTATCACCCATAGCCCAGAAGTTGTCGCTCGTCGGGATGCGGATGATACGGTCGTCGCTCAGGCCGGCGATCTTCTTCCAGAGGCCGAAAGCCTCGTCGTCCGTGTGATAGACGGTGACGAGCAGCCGCTTCGGATCGAGCCCGTATTCCTTGGTGATCAGGTTCCAGGCAAGCTCGATCGCGCGCTCCTTGAAATAGTCGCCGAAGGAGAAATTGCCGAGCATTTCGAAGAAGGTGTGGTGCCGGGCGGTATAGCCGACATTGTCGAGGTCGTTGTGCTTGCCGCCGGCGCGCACGCATTTCTGCGCCGTGGCCGCGGTCGAGTAAGGACGCTGCTCGAGGCCGGTGAACACGTTCTTGAACTGCACCATGCCGGCATTGGTGAACATCAATGTCGGGTCATTGCGCGGCACGAGGGGGCTGGACGGCACGATCTCGTGACCGTTCTTGCGGAAATAGTCGAGAAACATCGACCGGATTTCATTCACGCCGCTCATCTTGCGTCCTATCTGTGTACTGCACCGGCGGCAACCGGACGTATTCGGGCCGCCAGCCGCACTCTTCAACCCCGCGCAAAAGCGCGTCGCGTTCAATCGAATTCATGCGGCGCGCTTATTGCTCTTGTTTTCGTACATGTCGTCGTCCCAAAAGCGCTGCGCGCTTTCAGGCGGCATGCATCGTCGTAGCCGCACTCTCCGCCGGCGGAGCCGTCGGAACCACAGGCTTTTATCGTCCGCATATCATGCTGTCCAGACGGCAGCAAAAAACCGGCCGCACGCGACGAGGGCCGGTTTTGCATGCTTCAAGGAGACGGTCGCCGCCCCTTACATATCGGCGGCTTCGTCGCCTTCGCTTTCCGGCCCGCCATTCTCCAGGAACCGATCCGCGATGAGACCGGCATTCTGCCGCAAGGCCGTTTCGATTTCGCGCAGCAGATCGGGATTTTCCCGCAGGAAGAGCTTGGCGTTCTCCCGCCCCTGGCCGAGGCGTTGGCTGTTATAGGAAAACCATGCACCGGATTTCTCGACGATGCCCGCCTTGACTCCGAGGTCGATCAACTCGCCCGTCTTCGAAACGCCTTCGCCATACATGATGTCGAACTCGACCTGCTTGAAGGGCGGCGCCATCTTGTTCTTGACGACCTTGACCCGCGTCTGGTTGCCGACGACCTCCTCACGCTCCTTGACCGAGCCGATGCGCCGGATATCGAGACGAACGGAAGCGTAAAACTTGAGCGCATTACCGCCCGTCGTCGTTTCCGGCGAGCCGAACATCACCCCGATCTTCATGCGGATCTGGTTGATGAAGATCACCATGCAATTGGACTTGGAGATCGAGGCCGTCAGCTTGCGCAGCGCCTGGCTCATGAGCCGCGCCTGCATGCCCGGCAGGCTGTCGCCCATCTCGCCCTCGATTTCGGCGCGCGGCACGAGTGCGGCCACCGAATCGACGACAAGCACGTCGATTGCGCCGGAGCGGACCAGCGTATCGGTGATTTCCAGCGCCTGTTCCCCCGTATCGGGCTGCGAAATCAGGAGATTTTCGAGGTCGACGCCGAGCTTGCGCGCATAGATCGGGTCGAGTGCATGCTCGGCATCCACAAATCCGCAGATGCCGCCCTTCTTCTGGGCCTCGGCAATGGTCTGCAGCGCCAGCGTGGTCTTGCCCGAGCTTTCCGGACCATAGATCTCGATGATGCGGCCCTTCGGCAGACCGCCTATTCCGAGCGCGATATCGAGACCGAGCGAACCGGTGGAGACGGTTTCGATCTCAACCACGCTGTCCTTCGCTCCGAGCTTCATGATCGATCCCTTGCCGAACGAACGTTCGATCTGGGAAAGAGCCGCTTCAAGTGCCTTGCTTTTGTCCACCGATTTGTCCTCTACGAGCCGCAAAGAATTTTGTGCCATTGGTCCACCTTTAGGTTATTGGAGCTATCGAGGCAATGAAGCCGCCGCAAGCGTTTTTGTACATGTTTTGTTCCAATTTGGCAATGGCACCTCAAAGAGTTGAAAATGCTCACTTTATTTCGTTGCGTTCAACTCTTGTTCACGCCGCGCGACCACTGTATCCACAGGCGGCGCGTCAACTCGCCCGGGCATTTTCCCAAAGTCCCGATTCGCGTCGTGAATCGCAGTGGATCAAATCCGGACAAAGCCATAGAACATAGTCCGGAACGATAGATCGGGATGCCGGCGGAAGCGAGGCTTCGCCTCCTTTTTCCGCCTTTTGTCGAGGATCAGATGCAGAAACTGGTGAAGCCGCGGAATATCGCCGTTTTCGGCGGCGCGCATATCGACCGACGCGGCCGGATCAGCGGCGCGACGGCACCGGGCGCGAGCAATCCGGGCACGTGGTTCGAGGAGGCCGGCGGCGGCGGCTTCAATGCCGCACGAAATCTCTCGCGTCTCGGCCATCGAGTGACGATGATCAGCCCGCGCGGCGGCGATGCCGCCGGCGACACGGTGGCGGCAGCGGCGGAAGCTGCGGGTGTGATCGACCGTCCTTTCATCTTTCTCGACCGCAAGACGCCGAGCTATACGGCAATCCTCGAAAACGACGGCAATCTGGTCATCGCGCTCGCGGACATGGATCTCTACGCTTTGTTTACACCGCGCCGGCTGCAGCAGCGTGCCACGCGTGAGATTTTGGCTGCGAGCGAGCTCGTGCTGATGGACGCCAATCTGCCGGGGGAGACCTTGACGGCCCTCGTCGGATGCACCGCGGGGTACAGCCAGCTACGTGCCGGTATCGCCGTTTCGCCGGCAAAGGTGGTCCGCTACCGGGAATGCCTGGAGCAGCTCGATTTCCTGTTCCTGAACGAGACGGAAGCACGTGCGCTTACCGAAACCGAAGCCTCGACCGCCGAAGAATGGCCGTCGCTGCTGCGCTCCGTCGGCCTCTCCGGAGGCGTCGTGACGCGCGGAGGCCGCGCCGCGGTAGCCTTCGATCGCGAGAGTGCCTGCCTCGGGACCCCACCGGCTCTTCCAGCGCTCGCCGACGTCACCGGCGCCGGCGACGCGCTGGCCTCGGGCTTTCTCACCGCCCGGCTTGCAGGCAGCGATCTTTCCGCTTCCTTGCGTTGCGGCATAGCGGCCGCCGTCATAACGCTGCACTCGCCCTTCGCGGCTTCCGACGGGATGTCGCAGGACATGCTGGAGCAGGTTCTGCACCTTGTGCCGGGAACGGAAATGCTGTCATGAGATTTGGCGGCTGAATTGGGGAGCCGGTAGCGCGGAAATGGGGGCAGTTCTTCCCCATCCCGCTGTTCCAGGCTCCGGAATCGACCAGACCTCCCGAGCGATTCTCCTCGAGGAGGTCGTGACTCAAGGAAAAGACCATGACCAACCTCTCCTCCCCGTCCCTGCCGATGGCATATTCGGATGAAGTCGCGGCCGCCAAGCAACGCGGTGCGCCCATCGTTGCACTGGAATCGACGATCATCACGCATGGCATGCCCTATCCCGGCAACCTCGACATGGCCCGCAGCGTCGAGACGATCATTCGGGAACAGGGCGCGGTGCCCGCGACCATCGCCGTGATCCACGGGGTCCTGCATATCGGCCTGGACGGCGCAAAGCTGGAGGCGCTGTCGAAGACTCAGGGCGCGATGAAGCTTTCGCGCGCCGATCTCGCCTTTGCCATCGCCGAACGCCGCACCGGCGCCACGACGGTTGCCGCAACGATGATCGCTGCCGCCCGCGCCGACATCAGGGTTTTCGCGACCGGAGGCATCGGCGGCGTTCACCGCGGAGCGGAACAGAGCTTCGACATATCGGCCGATCTCGACGAACTCGCACGGACCGGCGTGATCGTCGTCTGTGCCGGCGCCAAGGCCATTCTGGACATTCCCAAAACTCTCGAAGTGCTCGAAAGCCGCGGCGTCCCGGTCGTAACCTATGACAGCGAGAACTTCCCGGCCTTCTGGTCACGCGATTCCGGCCTCAAGAGCCCGCTGATGCTGAACAGCCCGGCAGCGATCGCCAGTTTCCAGCAGACGCGCGAGCTGCTCGGAATCGACGGGGGGATGCTTATCGCCAATCCGG
Encoded here:
- a CDS encoding SulP family inorganic anion transporter is translated as MPDSLVPKTVSVLAEGYGPARLKADALAGLTVAIVALPLSMAIAIASGVTPDRGLYTAIVGGFLVSLLGGSRVQIGGPAGAFIVLVAATVARHGVDGLLLATFMSGFMLIAAGYLRLGRYIKFIPYPVTVGFTAGIAVIIFASQLRDLFGLTLATAEPGPIVDKIAALAQAAGTANWAAILTASLTVGVILALRHMRPHWPGMLIAVAAASALVALLQLPTETIGSRFGGIPRGLPLPALPPLSLEKAAAVFPDAVSFALLGAIESLLSAVVADGMTGRRHRSSMELIAQGAANICSALFGGICVTGTIARTATNVRAGATSPVSGMLHSVFLLLFMLLTGPLASYIPLASLAGVLAIVAWNMIEKPAFMALLRSSYGDAVVLLATFLIVVFRELTEGIVVGFALGAVLFIDRMAKSISVDEAQPLSGLKQENGEERPVVADDPDTVVYRVSGIFFFGSAATVGTVLDRIADQRRNFILDCSDVAFMDSTAANVIEGTLRKAERTGVRFIITGARSQVRRTLYQHHVRPPRVLMRASVTAALDTIRNERAS
- a CDS encoding RNA methyltransferase: MAGTNSERELLTEGPAIILAFPQLGENIGMVARAMANFGLSELRLVSPRDGWPSEKARSAASRADHVIDGAKLYETLEEALADLNFVYATTARDRDGFKPVRSPIVAARELRHRFKSGQKVGIIFGRERTGLTNAEVALADEIVTFPVNPAFASLNLAQAVLLMSYEWLKTGMASEDETFFQASDQRPATKEQLHALCEHLEEALDARNYFRSADKRPKLVENLRAVLTRPSFTESEIQVLRGVISSLDRFTRENPRGSAAPPGHSRPGHSRKEQSGGDKD
- a CDS encoding NADP-dependent isocitrate dehydrogenase; amino-acid sequence: MAKIKVANPVVELDGDEMTRIIWQFIKDKLIHPYLDLDLEYYDLGVENRDATDDQVTIDAANAIKKHGVGVKCATITPDEGRVEEFKLKKMWKSPNGTIRNILGGVIFREPIICKNVPRLVPGWTKPIIVGRHAFGDQYRATDFKFPGKGKLSIKFVGEDGQTIEHDVYDAPGAGVALAMYNLDESITEFARASFNYGLQRKVPVYLSTKNTILKAYDGRFKDIFQKVFEEEFADQFKAEKLWYEHRLIDDMVASALKWSGGYVWACKNYDGDVQSDIVAQGFGSLGLMTSVLMTPDGKTVEAEAAHGTVTRHYRQHQKGEETSTNSIASIFAWTRGLAHRAKLDGNAELAKFSETLERVCVDTVESGFMTKDLALLIGPDQPWLSTTGFLDKIDENLRKAMAA
- the alaS gene encoding alanine--tRNA ligase, coding for MSGVNEIRSMFLDYFRKNGHEIVPSSPLVPRNDPTLMFTNAGMVQFKNVFTGLEQRPYSTAATAQKCVRAGGKHNDLDNVGYTARHHTFFEMLGNFSFGDYFKERAIELAWNLITKEYGLDPKRLLVTVYHTDDEAFGLWKKIAGLSDDRIIRIPTSDNFWAMGDTGPCGPCSEIFYDHGEQIWGGPPGSAEEDGDRFIEIWNLVFMQYEQVTKEERVDLPRPSIDTGMGLERVAAVLQGQHDNYDIDLFRALIAASEEATGVKAEGDRRASHRVIADHLRSSAFLIADGVLPSNEGRGYVLRRIMRRAMRHAQLLGARDPLMWRLLPALVGQMGRAYPELVRAEALISETLKLEETRFRKTLERGLNLLAEASADLSEGDQFNGETAFKLYDTYGFPLDLTQDALRAKGIGVDTDAFAAAMQRQKAEARANWTGSGEAATETIWFELRDKHGATDFLGYDTESAEGVIQAIVRDGTVVESAAKGETVQLVLNQTPFYGESGGQVGDTGVITTETGKLAVTDTQKRGEGLFVHYCTVEEGSVKTGEAAALAVDHVRRTRLRANHSATHLLHEALREVLGTHVAQKGSLVAPERLRFDVSHPKPMTAEELKVVEEMANEIIVQNTPVVTRLMSVDDAIAEGAMALFGEKYGDEVRVVSMGQGIRGSKAGRPYSVELCGGTHVSATGDIGLIRVVSESAVGAGVRRVEALTGEAARAYLGEQDERVKTLAAALKVQPAEVLGRVEALLDERRKLERELTEAKKKLALAGDGQNGSGDAAREIGGVRFLGRVVSGVEPKDLKSLADDGKKTLGSGVVAFVGVSGDGKASAVVAVTDDLTSKVSAVDLVRVASAALGGKGGGGRPDMAQAGGPDGGRAAEAIEAVAVALAG
- a CDS encoding FUSC family protein produces the protein MTLRLRLRDWLLANDPAFSRLRQASRITATVVISVALLIAFHFIAAPLPPAAYGLAITLSIESGLAVRDRTASEQLVTRILAVVTGVAMVTLASALENHRHVSDVVFLAIIFVAVYGRAFGQRWFAVGMFAFMSYFTGAYLRPSLDQLPALVLGAGISAAIAHLVRTVFLRDDRYRDLLRAIASVQQRVDQILHEIAAAARRPVQQTVDRRRLHALEERLKEAVLMAESFIPTDNRRPAPEPGVVSADIAIGLFDLHLAAESVIVLSLQAMPPAALVEAVLAHDAEKVGEGMRSLDGANVKQVEAAKALHWLHNVRGRLRSSLAALKESDLDEPPPASFPESSAATARFSIADPALRSAIQITLASGIAMVFGLMLSRERWFWAVLAAFLVFTNTRSRGDTAVKALQRSAGTLAGIVVGLAAASAIGGSIYIVLPLGAVCIFLAFYFLPVSYATMTFFVSVVLSLAYSLLGVLTPQLLELRLEETLVGSVAGAAVAFVVFPTRTRTTLDAAIRIWCDMLVELLEAAKMGASGLRLVSGSQALDRVYRDLAAAAKPLGVSWQLVTRPGHVRQTLAVFMGCTYWARIFARKMSQAAENPSDLAARIEENLKLAREVRENGADYFYRSRSVAAPVERHLPVSRDDARLGLEMVAVSLERLHSPRAEPAGEERGL